Proteins encoded within one genomic window of Nordella sp. HKS 07:
- the accC gene encoding acetyl-CoA carboxylase biotin carboxylase subunit, producing MFDKILIANRGEIALRVMRACRELGIHTVAVHSTADEEAMHVRLADESVCIGPPPARDSYLNIPAIVAACEITGAEAVHPGYGFLSENARFAEILEEHNIKFIGPSSAHIRTMGDKIEAKRTAKELGIPVVPGSEGGISDIGEARRVARDIGYPVLIKATAGGGGRGMKVARSETELENAIQTAQTEAKAAFGNGDVYLEKYLEKPRHIEIQVLGDGQGRAVHLGERDCSLQRRHQKVWEEAHSPALNAAQREAIGGRVAKAMQKLSYEGVGTVEFLYENGEFYFIEMNTRLQVEHPVTEMLTGLDLVQEQIRIAAGAPLKYEQDDITFAGHAIECRINAENPKTFAPSPGRVENVHVPGGLGVRIDSALYAGYRIPPYYDSLIGKLIVFGKSRTECLMRLRRVLSEYVIEGVETTIPLFQRLVAEPDIIDGHYDIHWLEKYLINNP from the coding sequence ATGTTCGACAAGATCCTCATTGCCAATCGCGGCGAGATCGCCCTTCGCGTTATGCGCGCCTGTCGCGAGCTTGGTATCCATACCGTCGCCGTGCATTCGACGGCCGACGAGGAGGCGATGCATGTAAGGCTCGCCGACGAAAGCGTCTGCATAGGCCCGCCGCCGGCGCGCGACAGCTACCTGAACATTCCCGCCATCGTGGCGGCCTGCGAGATCACCGGCGCCGAGGCCGTCCATCCGGGCTACGGCTTCCTTTCCGAGAACGCGCGCTTCGCCGAGATCCTCGAAGAGCACAATATCAAGTTCATCGGCCCCTCCTCGGCTCACATCCGAACCATGGGCGACAAGATCGAAGCCAAGCGAACGGCCAAGGAGCTTGGCATCCCGGTGGTGCCGGGATCGGAAGGCGGCATCAGCGATATCGGCGAAGCCCGGCGCGTCGCCCGGGATATCGGATATCCGGTGCTGATCAAGGCGACGGCCGGGGGCGGCGGGCGCGGCATGAAAGTGGCGCGCAGCGAAACCGAGCTCGAGAACGCCATCCAGACGGCGCAGACGGAAGCCAAGGCCGCCTTCGGCAATGGCGATGTTTATCTCGAGAAGTACCTCGAGAAGCCGCGCCATATCGAGATCCAGGTGTTGGGCGACGGTCAGGGCCGCGCGGTGCATCTGGGCGAGCGCGACTGCTCGCTGCAGCGGCGCCACCAGAAGGTTTGGGAGGAGGCTCATTCCCCCGCCCTCAACGCGGCGCAGCGCGAGGCGATCGGCGGACGCGTGGCCAAGGCCATGCAGAAGCTCAGCTACGAGGGCGTCGGCACTGTCGAGTTCCTATATGAGAATGGCGAATTCTATTTCATCGAGATGAACACCCGCCTCCAGGTCGAGCATCCGGTGACGGAGATGCTCACCGGCCTCGATCTCGTGCAGGAACAGATCCGTATCGCCGCGGGAGCCCCGCTCAAATATGAGCAGGACGATATCACCTTTGCGGGCCACGCCATCGAATGCCGTATCAATGCGGAGAATCCCAAGACCTTCGCGCCCTCGCCGGGGCGCGTCGAGAATGTGCATGTGCCGGGGGGCCTCGGCGTGCGCATCGATTCCGCCCTCTATGCCGGCTATCGCATCCCGCCATATTATGACAGCCTGATTGGTAAGCTCATCGTGTTCGGGAAGTCGCGGACCGAATGCCTGATGCGGCTGCGCCGGGTTCTGAGTGAGTATGTTATCGAAGGGGTCGAGACGACCATCCCCTTATTCCAGCGACTCGTCGCCGAACCTGATATCATTGATGGTCATTACGATATCCACTGGCTTGAGAAGTACCTGATCAACAACCCGTAA
- the aat gene encoding leucyl/phenylalanyl-tRNA--protein transferase, giving the protein MSTITPQILLKAYAAGIFPMAESAEDNALYWVEPEERGIFPLNGLHISHSLRKRIRQRRFDIRIDTAFTDVMAACAERMPDRRTTWINQRIKSLYGQLYRMGCCHSVECWQRNQLVGGLYGVRIGGAFFGESMYSRETDASKVALVHLVARLRAGGFILLDAQFTTPHLESLGARSISRAEYHQLLERAIEQDAEFFKFQGDRDPELVLRLAGEK; this is encoded by the coding sequence ATGTCCACCATCACGCCGCAAATCCTGCTCAAGGCCTATGCCGCCGGGATTTTTCCGATGGCGGAGAGTGCGGAGGACAATGCACTCTATTGGGTGGAACCGGAGGAGCGCGGAATATTCCCGCTCAACGGCCTGCATATCTCGCATTCGCTGCGCAAGCGCATCCGCCAGCGCCGCTTCGACATACGCATCGACACGGCCTTCACCGACGTGATGGCGGCTTGCGCCGAGAGGATGCCTGACCGCAGGACGACCTGGATCAACCAGCGCATCAAGTCGCTCTACGGCCAGCTCTACAGGATGGGCTGCTGCCATTCGGTCGAATGCTGGCAGCGCAACCAGCTGGTCGGCGGACTCTACGGGGTCAGGATCGGTGGCGCGTTTTTCGGCGAGAGCATGTACTCGCGCGAGACCGATGCCAGCAAGGTGGCGCTCGTCCATCTGGTGGCGAGGCTCAGGGCCGGCGGTTTCATCCTGCTCGACGCCCAGTTTACGACGCCGCATCTCGAAAGCCTGGGCGCCCGCTCCATCAGTCGCGCCGAATACCACCAGCTGCTTGAGCGCGCCATCGAGCAGGATGCCGAATTCTTCAAATTCCAGGGCGATCGCGATCCCGAACTCGTCCTGCGGCTGGCCGGCGAAAAATAG
- the accB gene encoding acetyl-CoA carboxylase biotin carboxyl carrier protein, which translates to MPSKKKAPPVKSKPQPGAETGELALIRNLADLLNETGLSEIELEQRGVRVRVSRGGTVYAAAPAPAHAAPVAAVAAAPAVAAAPAAAVIPADAVKSPMVGTVYRAAQPGAPNFVEVGTEVKAGQTLLIIEAMKTMNQIPAPRAGKITQIYVQNGSPVEYGEALVLIE; encoded by the coding sequence ATGCCCTCGAAGAAGAAAGCACCGCCCGTCAAGTCCAAGCCCCAACCGGGGGCCGAAACGGGCGAGCTCGCGCTGATCCGCAACCTCGCCGACCTGCTCAACGAGACCGGGCTATCGGAGATCGAGCTGGAGCAGCGCGGCGTGCGCGTCCGGGTCTCGCGCGGCGGAACCGTTTATGCGGCGGCCCCCGCCCCGGCCCATGCGGCACCGGTGGCAGCGGTCGCGGCGGCACCGGCCGTCGCGGCGGCTCCCGCCGCAGCGGTTATTCCGGCCGACGCGGTCAAGTCGCCTATGGTCGGCACCGTCTACCGGGCCGCGCAGCCGGGGGCACCGAATTTCGTCGAGGTCGGCACCGAGGTCAAAGCGGGCCAGACACTCCTCATCATCGAGGCCATGAAGACGATGAACCAGATTCCCGCGCCCCGGGCCGGCAAGATCACCCAGATCTACGTCCAGAACGGCAGTCCGGTCGAATATGGCGAAGCCCTTGTGTTGATCGAGTAG
- the aroQ gene encoding type II 3-dehydroquinate dehydratase — translation MKPVLVINGPNLNMLGLREPDVYGHETLAGLEERCQRKAKTLGLDISCRQSNHEGEIVSWIQEARSAASGIILNAGAYTHTSVAIHDALRIAQLPLIEVHLSNIYKREPFRHHSYVSPIADGVLCGFGGHGYELALDAIHKILTVKKG, via the coding sequence ATGAAACCAGTCCTTGTCATTAACGGGCCCAACCTGAACATGCTCGGGTTGCGCGAACCCGACGTTTACGGCCATGAAACGCTGGCCGGACTTGAGGAACGGTGCCAGCGCAAGGCCAAGACCCTCGGGCTGGACATTTCCTGCCGCCAGAGCAACCACGAGGGCGAGATCGTTTCCTGGATCCAGGAGGCGCGCAGCGCTGCGAGCGGCATCATCCTCAATGCCGGCGCCTATACGCACACGTCGGTTGCCATCCATGACGCGCTGCGCATCGCGCAGCTGCCGCTCATCGAGGTCCATCTCAGCAATATCTACAAGCGCGAGCCGTTCCGGCATCACAGCTATGTTTCACCGATCGCCGATGGCGTGCTATGCGGCTTCGGCGGGCATGGCTATGAGCTCGCTCTCGACGCAATCCACAAAATCCTGACAGTCAAGAAGGGGTAA
- a CDS encoding DsbA family protein — MLMTIRAILIAMIALFVLPAQAAEFNDVQKKELGDIVRQYLMENPEVVRDAMQELERKQQEAENAARTDSLKAMSPEIFRSKDDLIGGNPNGKVTVVEFFDYNCGYCKRAFPDVMKMIENDKDLKLVMKEFPILGPGSVYAARAALASRKQGKYWEYHMAMMAHEGRIDESVADQIAKATGLDVKKLKADMAADEVNQVIARNMQLADTLNIQGTPAFIIDETVIPGAVGYEALASVVKQVRDNGGCKLC; from the coding sequence ATGCTTATGACCATCCGTGCCATCCTGATCGCTATGATCGCCCTTTTCGTTCTCCCCGCCCAGGCGGCGGAGTTCAACGATGTTCAGAAGAAGGAGCTCGGCGACATAGTCCGTCAGTATCTGATGGAGAATCCGGAAGTGGTGCGCGATGCCATGCAGGAGCTCGAGCGCAAGCAGCAGGAAGCCGAGAACGCGGCCCGTACCGATTCGCTGAAAGCCATGTCCCCGGAGATTTTCCGCAGCAAGGACGATCTGATCGGCGGCAATCCCAATGGCAAGGTCACCGTGGTCGAGTTCTTCGACTATAATTGCGGATACTGCAAAAGGGCGTTCCCGGATGTCATGAAGATGATCGAGAACGACAAGGACCTCAAGCTGGTGATGAAGGAATTCCCCATTCTCGGCCCGGGCTCGGTCTATGCGGCGCGCGCCGCGCTCGCCTCGCGCAAGCAGGGGAAATACTGGGAATATCACATGGCGATGATGGCGCATGAGGGTCGGATCGACGAATCAGTCGCTGACCAGATCGCCAAGGCGACCGGCCTCGATGTGAAAAAGCTCAAGGCCGACATGGCGGCCGACGAGGTCAACCAGGTCATCGCCCGCAATATGCAACTGGCCGATACCCTCAATATCCAGGGCACCCCCGCCTTCATCATTGATGAAACCGTCATCCCGGGGGCGGTCGGCTATGAAGCCCTCGCCTCGGTGGTCAAGCAAGTCCGCGACAACGGCGGATGCAAGCTTTGCTGA